The proteins below are encoded in one region of Spirochaetota bacterium:
- the cas5c gene encoding type I-C CRISPR-associated protein Cas5, producing MDKKRNSVELKIMGRYAMFADPITRVGGEKFSYQIPTYQAIKGILESVYWKPTFIWYIDAVRIMKKIQTESKGIKPIKMSGGNDLSFYTYLKDVEYQVLVHFEWNDQRQNLTGDRDENKHHNIAKRSIERGGRRDIFLGTRECQGYVEPCFFGEGISFYDNYGELDLGVMFHGYDYPDETGNDELGVRFWRAKMENGIIKFPMPKDCEPSLRRFIRKMTAKEFENNRNFLFIDEDSNVADLLLEE from the coding sequence ATGGATAAAAAAAGGAATTCAGTAGAGTTAAAAATCATGGGACGATATGCAATGTTTGCGGATCCGATCACTCGGGTTGGTGGAGAGAAATTTTCCTATCAAATACCGACTTACCAAGCAATCAAGGGTATTCTTGAGAGTGTGTATTGGAAACCGACATTTATTTGGTATATCGATGCTGTTCGGATAATGAAAAAAATTCAGACAGAATCTAAGGGTATCAAGCCAATAAAGATGAGTGGGGGGAACGATCTATCTTTCTATACATATTTGAAAGATGTCGAGTATCAAGTTCTTGTCCATTTCGAGTGGAACGATCAGCGCCAAAATCTGACTGGAGACCGTGACGAAAATAAGCATCACAATATCGCAAAACGCAGTATAGAAAGGGGGGGGAGGCGTGACATCTTTCTCGGCACGCGGGAATGCCAGGGATATGTTGAGCCTTGCTTTTTCGGTGAAGGTATAAGTTTTTACGATAACTATGGAGAGCTGGATTTAGGCGTCATGTTCCATGGATATGATTATCCCGATGAGACAGGGAATGATGAGCTTGGCGTTCGTTTCTGGAGGGCAAAGATGGAAAATGGTATTATAAAGTTCCCTATGCCGAAAGATTGTGAACCTTCATTGCGGCGGTTTATTCGAAAAATGACAGCAAAGGAATTTGAAAACAATCGGAACTTTTTATTTATTGATGAGGATTCCAATGTTGCGGATTTATTATTGGAGGAATAA